A region of Streptomyces sp. TG1A-60 DNA encodes the following proteins:
- a CDS encoding UDP-glucose/GDP-mannose dehydrogenase family protein — MALKITVIGTGYLGATHAAAMAEMGFEVLGLDVVEAKVEMLRRGEVPMYEPGLEELLRGHVAGIEGSSGRLRFTTDYAEVAAFGDIHFVCVNTPQRHSEYACDMSYVDAAFASLAPHLTGPALVVGKSTVPVGSADRLAAYLAEHAPAGEDAELAWNPEFLREGFAVNDTLHPDRIVVGVRSEKAEKLLREVYATPVAEGSPFVVTDFPTAELVKTSANSFLATKISFINAMAEVCEAAGGDVAKLAEAIGHDDRIGKKFLRAGIGFGGGCLPKDIRAFMARAGELGADQALTFLREIDSINMRQRGQMVELARQALGGGPFLGKRVAVLGASFKPDSDDVRDSPALNVAGQIHLQGGQVTVYDPKGMDNARRLFPTLGYAGSALDAVRGADIVLHLTEWREFRELDPAALGEVAAERVLLDGRNALDPELWRRAGWTYRAMGRPTA; from the coding sequence ATGGCCCTCAAGATCACCGTGATCGGCACCGGCTATCTCGGCGCGACCCACGCCGCGGCCATGGCCGAGATGGGGTTCGAGGTACTGGGGCTCGACGTCGTCGAAGCGAAGGTCGAGATGCTCCGGCGGGGCGAGGTCCCGATGTACGAGCCGGGTCTCGAGGAGCTGCTGCGGGGGCATGTCGCCGGGATCGAGGGGTCCAGCGGGCGGCTGCGCTTCACGACCGACTACGCCGAGGTCGCGGCCTTCGGCGACATCCACTTCGTCTGCGTGAACACCCCACAGCGGCACAGCGAGTACGCCTGCGACATGTCCTACGTCGACGCCGCCTTCGCCTCGCTCGCCCCGCATCTGACGGGCCCGGCCCTCGTCGTCGGCAAGTCGACCGTGCCGGTGGGGTCCGCCGACCGGCTGGCCGCCTATCTCGCCGAGCACGCGCCCGCCGGGGAGGACGCCGAGCTGGCCTGGAACCCGGAGTTCCTGCGCGAGGGCTTCGCCGTGAACGACACGCTGCACCCCGACCGGATCGTGGTGGGTGTGCGGAGCGAGAAGGCCGAGAAGCTGCTGCGGGAGGTGTACGCGACGCCGGTGGCCGAGGGGTCCCCGTTCGTCGTCACCGACTTCCCGACCGCCGAGCTGGTGAAGACCTCCGCGAACTCCTTCCTCGCCACCAAGATCTCCTTCATCAACGCCATGGCCGAGGTGTGCGAGGCCGCCGGGGGTGATGTCGCCAAGCTGGCGGAGGCCATCGGGCACGACGACCGGATCGGCAAGAAGTTCCTGCGGGCGGGGATCGGCTTCGGCGGCGGCTGTCTGCCGAAGGACATCCGCGCTTTCATGGCCCGCGCCGGTGAGCTGGGGGCCGACCAGGCTCTGACCTTCCTGCGGGAGATCGACTCCATCAACATGCGGCAGCGCGGGCAGATGGTGGAGCTGGCGCGGCAGGCCCTGGGCGGCGGGCCCTTCCTGGGCAAGCGGGTGGCCGTACTGGGCGCCTCCTTCAAGCCGGACTCCGACGACGTACGCGACTCCCCCGCCCTCAACGTGGCCGGGCAGATCCATCTCCAGGGCGGCCAGGTCACCGTCTACGACCCCAAGGGCATGGACAACGCCCGGCGGCTCTTCCCGACGCTCGGGTACGCCGGCTCCGCGCTCGACGCCGTACGGGGCGCCGACATCGTGCTGCACCTGACCGAGTGGCGGGAGTTCCGCGAGCTGGACCCGGCGGCGCTGGGCGAGGTCGCGGCCGAGCGGGTCCTCCTCGACGGCCGCAACGCGCTGGACCCGGAGCTGTGGCGCCGGGCGGGCTGGACGTACCGGGCGATGGGCCGGCCGACCGCGTAG
- a CDS encoding acyl-CoA dehydrogenase codes for MAGSADFDLYRPSEEHEMLRDAIRSLAEAKIAPHAAAVDEEARFPQEALDALVANDLHAVHVPEEYGGAGADALATVIVIEEVARACVSSSLIPAVNKLGSLPVILSGSEELKKKYLGPLAKGDAMFSYCLSEPDAGSDAAGMKTRAVRDGDHYILNGVKRWITNAGVSDYYTVMAVTDPEKRSKGISAFVVEKTDEGVSFGAPEKKLGIKGSPTREVYLDNVRIPADRMIGEEGTGFATAMKTLDHTRITIAAQALGVAQGALDYAKGYVQERKQFGKPIADFQGVQFMLADMAMKIEAARALTYQAAAKSERGDKDLTFQGAAAKCFASDVAMEVTTDAVQLLGGYGYTRDYPVERMMRDAKITQIYEGTNQVQRIVMARNLP; via the coding sequence TTGGCCGGATCGGCTGATTTCGACCTGTACCGCCCGTCCGAGGAGCACGAAATGCTCCGTGACGCGATCCGGTCCCTCGCCGAGGCGAAGATCGCGCCCCACGCCGCCGCCGTGGACGAGGAGGCCCGCTTCCCGCAGGAGGCGCTCGACGCTCTGGTGGCCAACGACCTGCACGCCGTGCACGTCCCCGAGGAGTACGGCGGCGCAGGCGCCGACGCGCTCGCCACGGTCATCGTGATCGAGGAGGTGGCCCGCGCCTGCGTCTCCTCCTCCCTCATCCCGGCCGTCAACAAGCTCGGCTCGCTGCCCGTGATCCTCTCCGGCTCCGAGGAACTGAAGAAGAAGTACCTGGGCCCGCTCGCCAAGGGCGACGCGATGTTCTCGTACTGCCTCTCCGAGCCGGACGCCGGCTCCGACGCGGCCGGCATGAAGACCCGCGCGGTCCGCGACGGCGACCACTACATCCTCAACGGCGTGAAGCGCTGGATCACCAACGCGGGCGTCTCCGACTACTACACGGTCATGGCGGTCACCGACCCGGAGAAGCGCTCGAAGGGCATCTCCGCCTTCGTCGTCGAGAAGACCGACGAGGGCGTCTCCTTCGGCGCCCCGGAGAAGAAGCTCGGCATCAAGGGCTCCCCGACCCGCGAGGTCTACCTCGACAACGTCCGCATCCCCGCCGACCGCATGATCGGCGAGGAGGGCACCGGCTTCGCCACGGCGATGAAGACCCTGGACCACACCCGCATCACCATCGCCGCCCAGGCCCTCGGCGTCGCCCAGGGCGCCCTCGACTACGCCAAGGGCTATGTCCAGGAGCGCAAGCAGTTCGGCAAGCCGATCGCCGACTTCCAGGGCGTCCAGTTCATGCTCGCCGACATGGCCATGAAGATCGAGGCCGCCCGCGCCCTGACCTACCAGGCCGCCGCCAAGTCCGAGCGCGGCGACAAGGACCTCACCTTCCAGGGCGCCGCCGCCAAGTGCTTCGCCTCCGACGTGGCCATGGAGGTCACCACGGACGCCGTCCAGCTGCTGGGAGGCTACGGCTACACGCGGGACTACCCGGTGGAGCGCATGATGCGCGACGCGAAGATCACACAAATATACGAAGGCACCAACCAGGTTCAGCGCATCGTCATGGCCCGCAACCTGCCGTGA
- a CDS encoding four-helix bundle copper-binding protein: MQQQTGAMNAMSKEMQDCVDACMTCHSVCEETMSSCMQAGGQAQMQIMRALMDCAELTRMCADMMMRRSPLSAEMCAMCARACDMCAEACMSMPDDQQMMRCAEACRRCSETCRTMAGATA; the protein is encoded by the coding sequence ATGCAGCAGCAGACCGGAGCCATGAACGCGATGAGCAAGGAGATGCAGGACTGCGTCGACGCGTGCATGACGTGCCACAGCGTGTGCGAGGAGACCATGAGCTCCTGCATGCAGGCCGGCGGCCAGGCCCAGATGCAGATCATGCGCGCGCTGATGGACTGCGCCGAGCTGACCCGCATGTGCGCGGACATGATGATGCGCCGCTCGCCGCTGTCCGCCGAGATGTGCGCGATGTGCGCCCGCGCCTGTGACATGTGCGCCGAGGCGTGTATGTCCATGCCGGACGATCAGCAGATGATGCGCTGTGCCGAGGCGTGTCGCCGCTGCTCCGAGACGTGCCGGACGATGGCGGGCGCGACCGCCTGA
- a CDS encoding LCP family protein produces the protein MNDWPEGWSGDNRGGGYGHGSASAQPDGARVMRQVRRGPSAPPQGGVPQQPTYGEPYGDGYGNGPDPYADGRRNDYNTGQVYGAGGPGGPGGRGGGRGERPAPDWRRRIKVTAITTTVVLLATTIGTYFWADSKLNREVDLSKVIERPEAGEGTNYLIVGSDSRAGLTDEQKKELHTGSAEGKRTDSMMILHTGSNGPTLISLPRDSNVEIPTFRGSESGKTFPGTGRQVKLNAAYAEDGPELLVRTVEANTGLHIDHYVEIGFAGFANIVDAVGGVEIDIPKGGMKDTKSGADFEAGKQTLNGEQSLAFVRTRYALEGSDLDRTKNQQKFLAALASQTATPSTVLNPFKLYPTMSAGLDTLIVDKDMGLFDLADMFWAMKGVTGGDGKSMNMPISGDSDNGNLQWDTAKVKQLVEQLKNDETVTVSGN, from the coding sequence ATGAACGATTGGCCCGAGGGATGGTCCGGCGACAACCGCGGCGGCGGGTACGGACACGGAAGCGCGAGCGCACAGCCCGACGGGGCGCGTGTGATGCGCCAGGTCCGTCGCGGCCCGTCGGCACCCCCTCAGGGCGGTGTGCCCCAGCAGCCCACGTACGGCGAGCCGTACGGTGACGGCTACGGCAACGGCCCCGACCCGTACGCCGACGGCCGGCGCAACGACTACAACACCGGCCAGGTGTACGGCGCCGGCGGTCCGGGCGGGCCCGGCGGCCGGGGCGGCGGCCGGGGCGAGCGGCCCGCGCCGGACTGGCGCCGCCGTATCAAGGTGACCGCGATCACCACCACCGTGGTGCTGCTCGCGACGACGATCGGCACGTACTTCTGGGCCGATTCCAAGCTGAACCGCGAGGTCGACCTGTCGAAGGTCATCGAACGGCCGGAGGCGGGCGAGGGCACCAACTACCTGATCGTCGGCTCCGACAGCCGTGCGGGCCTGACCGACGAGCAGAAGAAGGAACTCCACACCGGGTCCGCCGAGGGCAAGCGCACGGACTCGATGATGATCCTGCACACCGGTTCGAACGGGCCGACGCTGATCTCGCTCCCCCGCGACTCGAACGTCGAGATACCGACGTTCCGCGGCTCCGAGTCCGGCAAGACCTTCCCGGGCACCGGCCGCCAGGTGAAGCTGAACGCGGCGTACGCGGAGGACGGCCCGGAACTGCTGGTCCGCACCGTCGAGGCCAACACGGGACTGCACATCGACCACTACGTGGAGATCGGCTTCGCGGGCTTCGCGAACATCGTCGACGCGGTCGGCGGCGTTGAGATCGATATCCCCAAGGGCGGCATGAAGGACACCAAGTCCGGTGCCGACTTCGAGGCGGGCAAGCAGACACTGAACGGTGAGCAGTCCCTCGCCTTCGTCCGCACCCGCTACGCCCTCGAGGGCAGCGACCTGGACCGTACGAAGAACCAGCAGAAGTTCCTCGCTGCCCTGGCAAGCCAGACGGCGACGCCGAGCACGGTGCTCAACCCGTTCAAGCTGTACCCGACGATGAGCGCGGGCCTGGACACCCTGATCGTCGACAAGGACATGGGCCTGTTCGACCTGGCCGACATGTTCTGGGCGATGAAGGGTGTGACGGGCGGCGACGGCAAGTCGATGAACATGCCGATCTCCGGCGACTCGGACAACGGCAACCTCCAGTGGGACACCGCCAAGGTGAAGCAGCTGGTGGAGCAGCTGAAGAACGACGAGACGGTGACGGTGTCGGGCAACTGA
- a CDS encoding LCP family protein translates to MSPVSTPPRRPALPQQPRPPVRPRRLSWATRAVTTLSVVVLAAGGIGHAVVTRLDDEIARVDAFKDMKNRPEAGHGMNVLLVGTDGRDRITEEERQRYRLGGAPCHCTDTMMIVHISEDRERASIVSLPRDSYAETPEHTDHTTGKTHRAHPIKLNAAYAEGGPQLTVRTVEHMTKVKIDHYVEVDFTSFMRTVDVLGGVRICTARPLKDAYTGLDLASGTHELDGGRALQYVRSRHTDGSSDLGRMKRQQRFMASLMSQATSSGVLLNPMKFRDITQAVLGSVRADKEFGTGELIDLGRAMRNLAPASSEFTTVPIGHMEYAVEGVGSTLKWDETKSARLFKALRDDRPLAPYKPRGAYARVDVAPQQIRVQVENGTTVPGLGRKIDRQLAATGFRTTKTPVNSPQRNVQRTLVVHDPRWDRSAESLAAALPGSELRPVRAQGPTLRVIAGTDFGKVRKVRAEDPQQGESGVVTGDQVACAP, encoded by the coding sequence GTGTCCCCCGTGTCCACACCGCCCCGTCGCCCCGCCCTGCCGCAGCAGCCCCGGCCGCCCGTACGCCCCCGGCGGCTGAGCTGGGCCACGCGGGCGGTGACCACGTTGTCGGTGGTGGTGCTGGCCGCCGGCGGCATCGGGCACGCGGTGGTGACGCGTCTGGACGACGAGATCGCCCGCGTCGACGCCTTCAAGGACATGAAGAACCGTCCCGAGGCGGGCCACGGCATGAACGTCCTGCTGGTCGGCACCGACGGCCGCGACCGGATCACCGAGGAGGAGCGGCAGCGCTACCGCCTGGGCGGCGCCCCCTGCCACTGCACGGACACCATGATGATCGTGCACATCTCGGAGGACCGGGAGCGCGCGAGCATCGTGAGCCTGCCGCGCGACTCCTACGCCGAGACGCCCGAGCACACCGACCACACCACCGGGAAGACCCACCGGGCCCACCCGATCAAGCTGAACGCGGCCTACGCGGAGGGCGGCCCACAGCTCACCGTGCGCACGGTCGAGCACATGACCAAGGTGAAGATCGACCACTACGTCGAGGTCGACTTCACCAGCTTCATGCGCACCGTCGACGTCCTCGGCGGCGTCAGAATCTGCACAGCCCGCCCCCTCAAGGACGCCTACACCGGACTCGACCTCGCCTCCGGCACCCATGAGCTGGACGGCGGCCGGGCCCTCCAGTACGTCCGCTCCCGGCACACCGACGGCTCCTCCGACCTCGGCCGCATGAAGCGCCAGCAGCGCTTCATGGCGTCCCTGATGTCCCAGGCCACCTCCTCCGGCGTCCTGCTCAACCCGATGAAGTTCCGCGACATCACCCAGGCCGTCCTCGGCTCCGTCCGCGCCGACAAGGAGTTCGGCACCGGCGAGCTGATCGACCTGGGCCGGGCGATGCGGAACCTCGCCCCCGCCTCCTCCGAGTTCACCACCGTCCCCATCGGACACATGGAGTACGCCGTGGAGGGCGTCGGGTCGACCCTCAAGTGGGACGAGACCAAGTCCGCCCGCCTCTTCAAGGCACTCCGCGACGACCGCCCCCTCGCTCCCTACAAGCCCCGCGGTGCGTACGCCCGCGTCGACGTCGCCCCCCAGCAGATCCGCGTCCAGGTCGAGAACGGCACGACCGTCCCCGGCCTCGGCAGGAAGATCGACCGCCAGCTGGCCGCCACCGGGTTCCGCACCACGAAGACCCCGGTCAACTCCCCGCAGCGAAACGTCCAGCGGACCCTCGTCGTCCACGACCCCCGCTGGGACCGCTCCGCCGAGTCCCTCGCCGCCGCCCTCCCCGGCTCCGAACTACGCCCGGTACGCGCCCAGGGCCCCACCCTGAGGGTCATCGCCGGCACGGACTTCGGGAAGGTCCGCAAGGTACGCGCCGAGGACCCCCAGCAGGGCGAGTCCGGCGTGGTGACGGGCGACCAGGTGGCGTGCGCCCCGTAG
- a CDS encoding glycosyltransferase family 2 protein, translating into MNAKPDVQLPAVSVIMPVLNEERHLRGAVQAILAQEYGGEMEVVIALGPSTDRTDEIAAELVREDPRVHTVPNPTGRTPAALNAAIKASRHPIVVRVDGHGILSPNYIATAVRLLEETGAQNVGGIMHAEGENDWERAVAAAMTSKIGVGNAAFHTGGQAGPAETVYLGVFRREALERQDGYNVEFVRAQDWELNFRIREAGGLIWFSPELKVSYRPRPSVKALARQYKDYGRWRHVVARYHEGSINLRYLAPPTAVCAIVAGVLVGGLLTPLGYIIPGGYLAAIVAGSVPAGRGLPLRARLQIPLALATMHMSWGFGFLTSPRSLAKRVIASRRPAVLTES; encoded by the coding sequence ATGAACGCCAAGCCCGACGTGCAGCTCCCCGCCGTGTCTGTGATCATGCCCGTCCTCAACGAGGAGCGACATCTGCGCGGAGCCGTCCAAGCGATCCTCGCGCAGGAGTACGGCGGCGAGATGGAGGTCGTGATCGCCCTCGGTCCGTCCACGGACCGCACGGACGAGATCGCCGCCGAGCTCGTACGCGAAGACCCGCGCGTCCATACGGTCCCGAACCCGACCGGGCGTACGCCCGCCGCGCTCAACGCCGCGATCAAGGCCTCCCGCCATCCGATCGTGGTCCGCGTCGACGGCCACGGCATCCTCTCGCCGAACTACATCGCCACCGCCGTACGGCTGCTGGAGGAGACCGGCGCGCAGAACGTCGGCGGCATCATGCACGCCGAGGGCGAGAACGACTGGGAGCGCGCGGTCGCCGCCGCCATGACCTCGAAGATCGGCGTCGGCAACGCCGCCTTCCACACGGGCGGGCAGGCCGGTCCGGCCGAGACGGTGTACCTGGGCGTCTTCCGCCGCGAGGCGCTGGAGCGGCAGGACGGCTACAACGTGGAGTTCGTCCGCGCCCAGGACTGGGAGCTGAACTTCCGCATACGGGAGGCGGGCGGCCTCATCTGGTTCTCGCCCGAGCTGAAGGTGTCGTACCGGCCGCGCCCCAGCGTGAAGGCGCTGGCCAGGCAGTACAAGGACTACGGGCGCTGGCGGCATGTCGTCGCCCGCTACCACGAGGGCTCCATCAACCTGCGCTACCTCGCCCCGCCGACCGCCGTGTGCGCGATCGTGGCCGGTGTCCTGGTGGGCGGCCTGCTGACCCCGCTGGGGTACATCATCCCCGGCGGTTACCTCGCGGCGATCGTCGCGGGCTCGGTTCCGGCGGGCAGGGGGCTGCCGCTCAGGGCCCGCCTGCAGATCCCTCTCGCCCTCGCCACGATGCACATGTCCTGGGGCTTCGGCTTCCTGACCAGTCCCAGGTCCCTGGCGAAGAGGGTCATCGCGTCCCGCCGCCCGGCGGTGCTGACCGAGAGCTGA
- a CDS encoding LCP family protein — MVRSDVRGDGGRPRVDKPGERDGGPDRRECASGEDGDKDARVPEQRGRGGRRHGGGAGGSERVSAPERPRRRRALRWSASVLAVVILGTAGAGCLYYQHLDDNIRKEKLNLGETKIAEPTPNAAGQTPLNILLIGSDARDTEENQKLGGARETFGSTPLADVQMLLHLSADRTNMSVISMPRDTLLTLPKCTDPDDGKVYEATTLPRMTNQSLGRGGPGCTVATWQELTGIHIDHFMMVDFAGVVSMADAIGGVPVCVTDNIESRDSQGHGSGLKLEKGTTYIKGRQALQWLRTRYGFEDGSDIARAKAQHMYMNAMVRELRENATITNPIKLRRLAEEATDALTVDEGLGRVAKLYDLSKELRKVEPARITMTTMPYTYVGSRVVPKEGDAEKLFRLVREDIALDGKDAKKATTEEETSDDPAAEKDEIGVLVQNGTRTSTLGPVAGRASTVSGLLVEEGFAKASADTTSTLTEDRTVVRFPSAELEGDAQELAKALGIPLGQVERSTNVSGVTLVVGADWREGGTYEAADAEKGDDTTPESADALNGANEEACMKVNPAFTW; from the coding sequence ATGGTACGGAGCGACGTGCGCGGGGACGGGGGGCGACCGCGTGTGGACAAGCCCGGCGAGCGGGACGGGGGCCCGGACCGGAGGGAGTGCGCGTCCGGCGAGGACGGGGACAAGGACGCGAGAGTCCCCGAGCAGCGCGGGCGGGGCGGTCGCCGGCACGGCGGCGGCGCCGGCGGGAGCGAACGGGTGAGCGCGCCCGAACGGCCCCGGCGCAGACGGGCGCTGCGCTGGTCGGCGTCGGTCCTGGCGGTCGTGATACTCGGCACCGCGGGTGCCGGCTGTCTCTACTACCAGCACCTCGACGACAACATCAGGAAAGAGAAGCTCAACCTCGGCGAGACGAAGATCGCCGAGCCGACCCCGAACGCGGCCGGCCAGACCCCGCTGAACATCCTGCTCATCGGCTCCGACGCACGGGACACCGAGGAGAACCAGAAACTCGGCGGCGCCAGGGAGACCTTCGGCTCCACCCCGCTCGCCGACGTCCAGATGCTCCTGCACCTGTCCGCCGACCGCACCAACATGTCGGTGATCAGCATGCCCCGCGACACCCTGCTCACCCTCCCCAAGTGCACCGACCCCGACGACGGCAAGGTGTACGAGGCGACCACCCTGCCGAGGATGACCAACCAGTCGCTGGGCCGCGGCGGCCCCGGCTGCACGGTCGCCACCTGGCAGGAGCTGACCGGTATCCACATCGACCACTTCATGATGGTCGACTTCGCGGGGGTCGTGTCCATGGCCGACGCGATCGGCGGTGTCCCGGTGTGCGTGACCGACAACATCGAGTCGAGGGACAGCCAGGGCCACGGCTCCGGGCTGAAGCTGGAGAAGGGCACCACGTACATCAAGGGCAGGCAGGCCCTGCAGTGGCTGCGCACCCGGTACGGCTTCGAGGACGGCAGCGACATCGCGCGCGCCAAGGCGCAGCACATGTACATGAACGCGATGGTCCGTGAGCTGCGCGAGAACGCCACGATCACCAACCCGATCAAGCTGCGCAGGCTCGCCGAGGAGGCCACGGACGCGCTCACCGTCGACGAGGGCCTCGGCAGGGTCGCGAAGCTCTACGACCTCAGCAAGGAACTGCGCAAGGTCGAGCCGGCCCGGATCACGATGACGACGATGCCGTACACGTACGTCGGCTCGCGCGTGGTGCCCAAGGAGGGCGACGCGGAGAAGCTGTTCCGACTGGTGCGCGAGGACATCGCGCTGGACGGCAAGGACGCGAAGAAGGCCACCACCGAGGAGGAGACCTCCGACGATCCGGCGGCCGAGAAGGACGAGATCGGTGTGCTGGTGCAGAACGGCACCCGGACCTCCACGCTCGGCCCGGTCGCCGGCCGGGCGAGCACGGTGTCCGGGCTGCTGGTCGAGGAGGGCTTCGCCAAGGCCTCGGCCGACACGACCAGCACGTTGACCGAGGACAGGACGGTCGTGCGCTTCCCGAGCGCCGAACTGGAGGGCGACGCCCAGGAACTCGCCAAGGCCCTCGGCATCCCGCTCGGCCAGGTGGAGAGGTCCACGAACGTCAGCGGCGTCACCCTCGTCGTCGGCGCCGACTGGCGGGAGGGCGGGACGTACGAGGCCGCGGACGCAGAGAAGGGCGACGACACGACTCCGGAGTCGGCGGACGCCCTGAACGGGGCGAACGAGGAGGCCTGTATGAAGGTCAACCCGGCATTCACCTGGTGA
- a CDS encoding LCP family protein, whose amino-acid sequence MDAQGRGRADDIDPADQWVLNPSTGEYELRLTPSAPQSAVPRPRRAAPATAGTRSAATPARSATAAPKTREIPDTVPGPRRRRGTPEEDPLPGRRGSRGRTRPKKSTGKRILVWTGGSLAFLLVGVSAAGYLYLQHLNNNIDKIADDGAGTGGFSKDRAINLVVIGTDKRTGEGNEKYGDPGSVGHADTTILLHVSKDRTNATAMSIPRDMIVDVPDCPTTQEDGSQKTIPGTPGVRFNTSLGQDGRTPSCTMRTVEELTGIKPDHFMVADFNAVKTLSTAIGGVEVCLEKDIRDTKSKLDLTAGKHVIAGEQALAFLRTRYSVGLGSDLSRIALQQQFLSSMIRQMKSEDTLTDPTKVLSLAEAATDALSVDSQITDIKKLASLGQEVGKVKTKNITFTTVPVVDNTDGATVLPTPQKAEELFATIREDVSLSEVKKQAKQKEAAKLKGTRAEASEVRVNVYNGGAKAGSAQATLNWLQNDVGVTRSSQLGNADKTLSKTTLAYDPDQADQARKLADLMGLSASALKPGEGGSETNAQGLPAMVLTLGKDFQGAGVSLSAPSAADLDVEKNTADKEKCAS is encoded by the coding sequence GTGGACGCGCAAGGCCGTGGGCGGGCGGATGACATCGACCCCGCAGACCAGTGGGTACTCAACCCGAGCACCGGTGAATACGAACTGCGACTGACCCCTTCCGCACCGCAGTCGGCGGTGCCGCGTCCGCGCCGGGCCGCCCCCGCCACGGCGGGGACCAGGTCGGCCGCCACGCCCGCGCGGTCCGCGACGGCGGCTCCGAAGACCCGGGAGATCCCGGACACCGTGCCGGGCCCGCGCCGTCGGCGGGGCACGCCCGAGGAGGACCCGCTGCCGGGCCGGCGCGGCAGCCGGGGCAGAACGAGGCCCAAGAAGTCCACGGGCAAGCGGATCCTGGTGTGGACGGGCGGCTCGCTGGCCTTCCTGCTGGTCGGGGTGAGCGCCGCGGGCTACCTCTACCTCCAGCACCTCAACAACAACATCGACAAGATCGCGGACGACGGGGCGGGCACCGGCGGCTTCAGCAAGGACCGGGCGATCAACCTGGTGGTGATCGGCACGGACAAGCGGACCGGCGAGGGCAACGAGAAGTACGGCGACCCGGGCAGCGTCGGCCACGCGGACACCACGATCCTGCTGCACGTCTCCAAGGACCGTACGAACGCGACCGCGATGAGCATCCCCCGCGACATGATCGTGGACGTCCCGGACTGCCCGACCACGCAGGAGGACGGCTCCCAGAAGACCATCCCGGGAACGCCCGGCGTCCGGTTCAACACGAGCCTCGGCCAGGACGGCCGCACCCCGAGCTGCACGATGCGGACCGTGGAGGAGCTGACCGGGATCAAGCCCGACCACTTCATGGTGGCCGACTTCAACGCGGTGAAGACGCTCTCCACGGCCATCGGCGGTGTCGAGGTGTGCCTGGAGAAGGACATCAGGGACACGAAGTCCAAGCTGGACCTCACCGCGGGCAAGCACGTCATCGCGGGCGAGCAGGCGCTGGCGTTCCTGCGCACCCGCTACAGCGTGGGCCTCGGCAGCGACCTGAGCCGGATCGCGCTGCAGCAGCAGTTCCTCAGCTCGATGATCCGCCAGATGAAGTCCGAGGACACGCTCACCGACCCGACGAAGGTGCTGTCGCTGGCGGAGGCAGCCACCGACGCCCTGTCCGTCGACTCCCAGATCACCGACATCAAGAAGCTGGCCTCGCTCGGCCAGGAGGTCGGCAAGGTCAAGACGAAGAACATCACCTTCACCACCGTGCCGGTCGTCGACAACACCGACGGCGCGACCGTGCTGCCCACACCGCAGAAGGCCGAGGAGCTGTTCGCGACGATCAGGGAGGACGTCTCGCTCAGCGAGGTGAAGAAGCAGGCCAAGCAGAAGGAGGCCGCGAAGCTCAAGGGTACGCGCGCCGAGGCCTCCGAGGTCCGGGTCAACGTCTACAACGGCGGTGCCAAGGCCGGCAGCGCACAGGCCACGCTCAACTGGCTGCAGAACGATGTGGGCGTGACCAGGTCGAGCCAGCTCGGCAACGCCGACAAGACGCTGTCGAAGACCACCCTCGCGTACGACCCCGACCAGGCCGACCAGGCCCGCAAGCTGGCCGACCTGATGGGCCTGTCCGCGTCGGCACTGAAGCCCGGCGAGGGCGGCAGCGAGACCAACGCCCAGGGGCTGCCCGCGATGGTGCTGACCCTGGGCAAGGACTTCCAGGGCGCCGGGGTGTCGCTGAGCGCGCCGTCCGCGGCGGATCTGGACGTCGAGAAGAACACCGCGGACAAGGAGAAGTGCGCCAGTTGA